A single region of the Thunnus maccoyii chromosome 10, fThuMac1.1, whole genome shotgun sequence genome encodes:
- the LOC121905962 gene encoding transmembrane protein 74, producing the protein MASPELLSADEGGKQPDPPNVLDRVSSALHVRKLVGSTGGALPGEGCCNLARGCHGRCHSSPRTAPRKGGAEVKLGHLGEEKVRVCCDEELETSFTYIDENVNLRLASPENSCKSTHRPVRNGEACSETLPEFSFMSEDDLSFGEGSGTSIDYGFISAVTFLVTGISLVIISYAVPRDVVVDRDSVSAREMERLEMESARIGAHLDRCVIAGLCLLTLGGVVLSTLLMISMWKGEMYRRKIIAYSKRSAKLYGSISLKTRSSPSHSSAHLSLQEEMEETVT; encoded by the coding sequence ATGGCTTCTCCGGAGCTGCTTTCTGCAGATGAGGGAGGCAAACAGCCCGATCCTCCCAACGTCCTTGACCGTGTTTCCAGCGCGCTGCATGTCCGCAAGCTGGTCGGATCAACAGGAGGAGCGCTCCCTGGGGAGGGCTGCTGTAACCTGGCCCGGGGCTGCCATGGCCGGTGTCATTCATCACCAAGGACGGCGCCACGCAAGGGAGGCGCGGAGGTTAAACTCGGTCACCTCGGCGAGGAGAAAGTCCGAGTTTGCTGCGACGAGGAATTAGAGACATCCTTCACCTACATTGATGAGAATGTTAACCTGCGACTGGCCAGCCCGGAAAATAGTTGTAAAAGTACTCACAGACCCGTGCGCAACGGCGAGGCTTGCTCCGAGACGTTGCCAGAATTCTCCTTCATGTCCGAGGATGATCTCTCCTTCGGGGAAGGCTCCGGGACTTCTATAGACTACGGGTTTATCAGTGCAGTCACGTTTTTGGTGACCGGGATCTCCTTGGTGATCATCTCCTACGCCGTGCCACGGGATGTGGTGGTGGACCGCGACAGCGTGTCGGCGAGGGAGATGGAAAGGCTGGAGATGGAGAGCGCCCGGATAGGCGCCCACTTGGATCGGTGCGTCATAGCTGGACTTTGCCTGCTCACACTGGGCGGCGTGGTGCTCTCCACGCTGCTGATGATTTCCATGTGGAAGGGGGAGATGTACAGGAGAAAGATCATCGCTTACTCGAAGCGCTCTGCCAAACTGTATGGCTCGATCAGCCTGAAAACGAGATCCAGTCCCAGTCACTCATCTGCGCACTTGTCCCTGCAGGAGGAAATGGAGGAAACTGTGACTTAA